The genomic region ACCCACCGTCGTCGCCGACGGTCACCACCGCCGTCAGCGCCGAGGTGAGCTGGCGCAGCGCGGCCAGCGAGGCGGCGAGCCCGTGGCCGCCGCCGAAGGCGACGACCGCCGGCTCCGGCCCGCAGACGGCGCCCTCGGCGCCCTCGGCGGTCTCCGTGGTCCCAGCGGTCTCCAGGGCCCCGGCGGTCACCGTCGCCCCGGCGGACTCCAACGCCCCGGCGGTCTCCAGGGCCTCGGCGGCCCGGTGATCACGGCCCGCGGCGGGGTCGACGGGGTCGACGGGCTCCGGCACGCTCACTCCCGTCCCAGGTCGCGGTGCACGACCCGGACCCCGACGCCGTCGGCGGCCAGTCGCGCGCCGAGCTGCTCGGCCATCGCCACGCTGCGGTGCTTGCCGCCGGTACACCCGACCGCGAGGGTCAGGTACCGCTTGCCCTCCCGCGCGTAGCCCTCCCCGACCAGGCGCAGCAGGGCCGCGTACTGGTCGAGGAACTCCTGCGCCCCGGGCTGGGCGAGGACGTAGCTGCGCACCTGCGGATCCCGCCCGGTGTACGGGCGCAGCTCCTCCACCCAGTGCGGGTTGGGCAGGAACCGGCAGTCGGCGACGAGGTCGGCGTCCAGCGGCAGCCCGTACTTGTACCCGAACGACACCACGGTGGCGTTGAGCCGGTTCGCGCCCGGCTGCCCGAACGCCGCGTCGATCTTCGACCGCAGCTCGTGGACGTTCAGGTCCGTGGTGTCGAGGACGAGGTCGGCCTCGCCGCGCAGCTCGGCGAGCAGCGCCCGCTCCCGGCCGATGCCGTCGACCACACGCTCGTCGCCCTGCAGCGGATGCGGCCGGCGGACGTGGTCGAACCGCCGGATGAGCGCGTCGTCGCTGGCCTCGAGGAAGAGCATCCGGGGATGCATGCCCCGGGCGTCGAGCGCTGCGATCGCCGCCCGCAGGTCGGAGAAGAACGCCCGGCCGCGGACGTCGACGACCACGCCGATCCGGCTGACCGCGCCCCCGGAGCGGTGGCCGAGCTCCGCCATGGTGGACAGCAGGGCGGGCGGCAGGTTGTCGACGACGAACCAGCCGAGGTCCTCCAGGCACTTGGCCGCGGTGCTGCGCCCGGCGCCGGACAGGCCGGTGATGATGGCGAGGTCGAGGGTCGGGGTGGTCATGACGGCCTTCCCGAGTCGGCGGGGTGCAGGGCGCGTGCCGCGGCGGCGGGGTCGTCCGCCGCGGGCGCCGGTGCGGTCCGGGCCGGGTCGGGCTCCACCGGGGACGCCGGCGGCGCCCCGTCGAGGATCTCACCGGTGCGTGGGTCGACCGCGGGGGCGGGGGCGGCGGCGGTCCCCGGCGCGGACCGGCCGAGCGCCGTGAGGATCGCCGCGGCGGTGCGCGGCCCGATCCCGGGCACCTGGGCGATCTCCTCGGCACTCGCCGCCCGCACCTTCGCCACCGAGCCGAACTGCCGCAGCAGCGCCTTGCGCCGGGTCTCCCCGAGACCGGGCACATCGTCGAGCGCGGAGGTCACCATCGCGGCGGACCGCTTCTGCCGGTGGTAGGTGATGGCGAAACGATGCGCCTCGTCGCGGACCCGTTGCAACAGGTACAGCGCCTCGGAGGTGCGGGGCAGGATCACCGGCTCCGCGGAGTCGGGCAGCCAGACCTCCTCCAGCCGCTTCGCGAGCCCGCACAGCGCCACTCCGCCGGGCCCGGTGTCGATGCCGAGCTCGTCGAGGGCGCGGGCGGCCGCGGCGACCTGCGGCGGGCCGCCGTCGACGACGACGAGGTTCGGCGGGTAGGCGAACCTGCGGGGCCGGCCGGTGTCGGGGTCGATCGGCTGCGCCGCGCCCGGCGTGACGGCCCGGCCCCGCCCGTCCCGCACACCCGTGTCGGCGGCGAGATCCTCCGCGGAGTCGACGATGTCGACGAGTTCACCGGTGCGGGACCGTTCGGCGAGGTACCGGGAGAACCGGCGGTGGATGGTCTCGTACATGCTGGCGACGTCGTCCTGCCCGGCGTCCGCCCGCCCGTGCTCGCGGCCGGCGCCGCCCGCGCCGCCACGGATGGAGAACCGGCGGTACTCCGACTTGCGCGCCAGCCCGTCCTCGAAGACGACCATGCTCGCGACGACGTTGGTGCCCTGGATGTTCGACACGTCGTAGCACTCGATGCGCAACGGCGCGTCCGGCAGCTCCAGGGCCTCCTGGAGCTCGGCGAGCGCGCGGCTGCGTGCGGTCAGGTCGCTGGCCCGCTTCGTGCGGTGCAGCGCCAGCGCCTGGCGGGCGTTGCGCTCCACGGTCTCCAGCAGGGTGCGCTTGTCGCCGCGGCGCGGCACCCGGATCTCGACCCGGCCGCCACGGGCGACGCCGAGCAGCTCGGCCACGGCGTCCGCGTCCGGGGGCAGGGCGGGCACGAGGATCTCGCGCGGGATGCCCGCGCCCTGCGGGTCGCTGCGCGGCGCCCGGGCCGGCGGAGTGGGCCCCCCGACCCGGGTGGCGTCCGCGACGGTGACATCCGGGACCGCGGCGTCCGCGGCGGCGTCCGTGGTGGCGTCCGTGGTGGCATTCGGCACGCCGGCCTGCCCGGCGGGGCCGGCACCGGCCGGGTCCGCGCCGGCGGGGACGGCCGTGGTGAGCGACGCGCCCTCCAGGTACTCCTGGGTGAGGAACTGCTCGACGAGGTCGGCCGTCGTCACCTCGTCGAGCTTGTCGACCACCCAGCCGCGTTGCCCGCGCACGCGCCCGGCGCGGACGTAGAAGATCGCGACGGCGGCCTCCAGCTCGTCCTCGGCGAAGGCGACCACGTCGGCGTCGGTGCCGTCGGGCAGCACGACGGCCTGCTTCTCGATGGCGCGCCGCAGGGCGCCGGCGTCGTCGCGCAGCCGCGCGGCCCGCTCGTACTCCTGGGCCGAGGCGGCCTGCTGCATCTCCTGCTCGAGCCGGCGCAGGTAGCGGCCGGTCTGACCGGACATGAAGTCGCAGAAGTCGTCGACGATCTCCCGGTGGGTCTCGGCGTCGACCCGGCCGACGCAGGGCGCCGAGCAACGGTCGATGTAGCCGAGCAGGCACGGCCGGCCGACCTGCCCGGCCCGCTTGAACACCCCCGCCGAGCAGGTGCGCGCCGGGAAGACACGCAGCAGCAGGTCGAGGGTCTCCCGGATCGCCCAGGCATGGGCGTACGGGCCGAAGTACCGCACGCCCTTGCGCTTCGGTCCCCGCATGACCTGCAGGCGCGGGAACTCCTCGTGGAGGGTCACCGCGAGACTCGGGTAGCTCTTGTCGTCGCGGTACCGGACGTTGAAGCGCGGATCGAACTCCTTGATCCACGTGTACTCGAGCTGGAGGGCCTCGACCTCGGTGGAGACCACGGTCCAGTCGACCGCGCTGGCCGCCTGGACCATGTGCTGGGTACGCGGGTGGAGCGTGTGCAGATCGGCGAAGTAGTTGGCCAGCCGGGCCCGCAGGTTCTTGGCCTTGCCCACGTAGAGCACGCGGCCGTGTTCGTCACGGAAGCGGTAGACGCCGGGGGTCTCGGGAATCGAGCCCGGCGCGGGCCGGTAGGACGCCGGATCAGCCATGAACCGAGCCTACGGCGACCATCATCCCGCCTGAGCAGCGCCTGCACGTAACCATTTCATCACGCATAGCGCGCGACCTCATCGGCGGGCCCTCTCGAAGCGTGGCAGAAGTGTGACGGCAGGCGACAGATCCGGAAGCTGGTCGTGATTAATCCCAGACTTTCCGTTGTTTCCGGTGCCCCCGCTGGCGTCCGGCGCGGGGGGCTGCGACCCTCGACACATCGGGCAAGCGAACCGAGGGAGCCAGCTCGTGCTTGGTGAGGACGTCACGGCGGAGTTCGTCGTGGACGACGCGGCCAGCCGTGGGCGGGTGACGGTGTTCCAGATCTGCTGGCGTGCGTGCGATCCGCTGGCCGTGTCCATGACTCTGGTGTCCAGGCCGGAGCACCCCGCGCTGCCGCAGGGAAGCTGGGTGGCCCCCCGCGACGCCCTGCGTGCCGGGCTGGAGGCGACGGTCGGCGACGGCGACGTGCGGATCGGCCCCGACCCCGGGGAGGGCGGCGTCCGGCTGGACCTGGTCGACGGGGATCGCCACTCCGTCGTGGTCCTCGCGACCGCGTCGCTGCGCAGCTTCCTGGACCGCACCGAACGGCTGGTGCCGACCGGCGAGGAGCACACCGAGCAGGAGCTGGACACCGTCCTGGCGAACCTGCTCCAGACCTGACCTGCCCGGCTCCGGGCCGGCGCGCCCCTCAGCGGGCTGCCGCCTCGGCGAGCCTGCGCCGCCGAGCGCCTGCCCCACCGCCGGTCTCGGCCGCAGCCCCGCCGGCGGCCGAGACCCGGTCGCCGAGGATCTCCCGGAGGAAGACCGCGGTATGGCTCTCCTCGACGGCGGCGACGGCCTCGGGCGAGCCCTGGGCGACGACCCGACCGCCGCCGGTGCCGCCCTCCGGCCCCATGTCGATGATCCAGTCCGCCGTCTTGATGACGTCGAGGTTGTGCTCGATGACGATCACCGTGTTGCCGGCGTCGACGAGCCGGCCGAGCACCCCGAGCAGCTTGCGGATGTCCTCGAAGTGCAGCCCGGTCGTCGGCTCGTCGAGGACGTAGACGGTCCGGCCGGTGGAGCGCCGCTGCAGCTCGGAGGCGAGCTTGACCCGCTGGGCCTCGCCGCCGGACAGCGTCGGCGCCGACTGGCCGAGGCGGACGTAACCGAGGCCGACGTCGTTGAGCGTGCGCAGGTGACGGGCGATCGCCGGCACCGCGGCGAAGAACTCGGCCGCCTCCTCGATCGGCATGTCGAGGATCTCGGCGATGTTGCGGCCCTTGTAGTGGACCTCGAGGGTCTCCCGGTTGTACCGGGCGCCATGGCAGACCTCGCACGGCACGTACACGTCCGGCAGGAAGTTCATCTCGATCTTGATCGTGCCGTCGCCGGAGCACGCCTCGCAGCGCCCGCCCTTGACGTTGAACGAGAACCGGCCCGGCAGGTAGCCGCGGACCTTGGCCTCGGTCGTCTCGGCGAACAGGCGGCGGATGTGGTCGAAGACGCCGGTGTAGGTCGCCGGGTTGGACCGGGGGGTCCGGCCGATCGGTGACTGGTCGACCCGGACCGCCTTGTCGAGATGGTCGAGGCCGGTGACGGTCCGATGCCGGCCGGGCACCTCGCGGGCGCCGTTGAGCTTGTTCGCCAGCACGCTGGCGAGGATGTCGTTGACGAGGGTGGACTTGCCCGACCCGGACACCCCGGTGACGGCCACGAAGCAGCCCAGCGGGAAGGAGACCGTGACGTCGCGCAGGTTGTGCTCGCGGGCGGCGTGCACGGTCAGCGCGCGGCCCTTCGTCGGCACCCGGCGGATGTCGGGCACCGGGATCTGCCGCCGGCCGGAGAGGTAGGCGCCGGTCATCGACTCCTCGCTGGCGAGCAGCTCCGCCACCGGCCCGGAGACGACGACCCGCCCGCCGTGCTCGCCCGCGCCGGGGCCGATGTCGACCACCCAGTCCGAGGCCCGGATCGTGTCCTCGTCGTGCTCGACGACGATGAGCGTGTTACCCAGGTCGCGCAGCCGCACCAGGGTCTGGATAAGCCGGCGGTTGTCCCGCTGGTGCAGCCCGATCGACGGCTCGTCGAGCACGTAGAGCACCCCGACGAGACCGGAGCCGATCTGGGTGGCCAGCCGGATGCGCTGCGCCTCCCCGCCGGCCAGGGTGCCGGCGGCGCGGTCCAGGGAGAGGTAGTCGAGCCCGACGTCGAGCAGGAACGTCAGCCGGGCGTCGACCTCCTTGAGCACCCGGCCGGCGATCGCCTGCTCCCGCTCGCTGAGCTCCAGCCCGCGCAGGAACCCGGCGCACTCGCCGATCGCCATGCCCGAGACCTCGGCGATGGACCGGCCGCCGACCGTCACCGCCAGCGACTCGGGCTTGAGCCGGGCGCCGCGGCAGGACGGGCAGGGCACATCGCGCATGTAGCCCTCGTAGCGCTCCCGGCTGCTGTCCGACTCGGCCTCCCGGTGGCGGCGGCCGATGAAGCCGATGACCCCCTCGAACGAGGTGTAGTAGGAGCGCTTGCGGCCGTAGCGGTTGGTGTAGCCGACGTGGATCTCGGTCTCGCCACTGCCGTGCAGCACCGCCTTGCGGGCCCGCTCCGGCAGCCCCTCCCAGGGGGTGTCCATCCGGAAGCTGAGGTCCTCGGCGAGGGCGCTGAGCAGCCGCTCGAAGTACTCCTTGTTGTGGCCGCCGGACCACGGCGCCACCGCGCCCTGGGCCAGGGAGAGTGTCGGATCGGGCACGACGAGCTCCGGGTCGACCTCCTTGCGGGTGCCGATGCCGCTGCAGTCCGGGCAGGCCCCGTAGGGCGAGTTGAACGAGAACGACCGCGGTTCGAGCTCCTCGAAGGACAGGTCGTCGTAGAGGCAGGCGAGGTGCTCGGAGTACATCCGCTCGCGCTCGGGGTCGTCGGCGGGCCGGTCGACGAAGTCGACGAGGACGAGGCCGCCGCCGAGGCGCAGCGCCGTCTCCACCGAGTCGGTCAGGCGCCGCTTGGCCGACTCCTTGGCCGCCAGCCGGTCGACCACGACCTCGATCGTGTGCTTGCGCTGCTTCTCCAGCTTCGGCACGTCGGTGAGCGCGACGACGGTGCCGTCGACGCGGGCCCGGGCGAACCCGGAGCTCTGTAGCTCGGCGAACAGGTCGAGGTACTCGCCCTTGCGCCCGCGGACCACGGGGGCGAGCACCTGGAAGCGGGTGCCCTCGGGCAGCTCCAGCAGCCGGTCGACGATCTGCTGCGGGGTCTGCCGGGAGATCGGCCGCCCGCACTTCGGACAGTGCGGCCGGCCGGCGCGGGCGAACAGCAGCCGCAGGTAGTCGTACACCTCGGTGATCGTGCCGACGGTGGACCGCGGGTTGCGCGAGGTGGACTTCTGGTCGATGGAGACCGCCGGGGACAGCCCCTCGATGAAGTCCACGTCGGGCTTGTCCATCTGCCCGAGGAACTGGCGGGCGTAGGCGGACAACGACTCCACGTAGCGCCGCTGCCCCTCGGCGAAGATGGTGTCGAAGGCGAGGCTGGACTTGCCGGACCCCGACATGCCGGTGAAGACGATCAGCCCGTCACGGGGCAGGTCGAGATCGACGTCGCGGAGGTTGTGCTCACGCGCGCCACGCACGACAAGTCGGTCGGCCATCGTCGATCCCTCATGATCTTCCGGAAAATCGGACCTGGGCGAGTGTGGCCATGCTACGGATGGGGTCCGACAGTTTTCCGCGGCCGGTCCCCGGCGGCGCCCGGCGGGCACCCGCCCACACGCCGACGGCACGGCCGCCACCCGACGGACGGTAACGACCTGCCTGACGTGGGTGTTCCGCACCCGGCGCGGTCTCACGCCGGTCCGCGGCGTCGGCGGACCCCCGGGACGCCGACAATGACCTCAGGCGGACGCGACCACCACAGGCCGCGCGAGCACCACAGGCAACGCGAACACCACAGGCGGACACGACGCCCGAGCAGACCCAGCCGTCCGCCCGGAGAGGGGACCACCCATGAGCGACGCCCACAGCGACGAGGCCGGCGCGGCCACCACCACCGGCGACTACACCGGGAAGGTCACCGTCGGCGGCCCGGCGGACACCAGAACCCTGCCTGGCCTGACCGTGACCAAGGTCGCGGTCGGCCCGGCGGACAACAACGCCTACCTGCTGCGCTGCCCCGTCACCGGAGAGCAGCTCCTCATCGACGCCGCGAACGAGGCCGACACGCTGCTGCGGCTGATCGGCGACGCGGGCCTCGCCACGGTGGTCACCAGCCACCGGCACGGCGACCACGTGCAGGCGCTCGCCGAGGTGGTGGCCGCCACCGGGGCGACCACCGTCGCCCACGCCGACGACGCCTCCCAGATCCCCGTGCCCACCGCCCGGATCGTGCACGACGGCGACGAGATCACCGTCGGCCGGGCGACCCTGCGGGCGATCCATCTGGTCGGCCACACCCCCGGCTCGATCGCCCTGCTCTACGACGCCGACCCCGCCGCCCCACACCTGTTCACCGGCGACTGCCTGTTCCCCGGCGGCCCCGGCAACACGTTCGGTGACGCCGACGCCTTCGTCACCCTGATGGACGATTTGGAGCGCAAGGTGTTCGGCCCCCTGCCGGACACCACCTGGATCTACCCGGGCCACGGCTTCGACTCGACGATCGGCACGGAGCGACCGCACCTGGCCCAGTGGCGCGCCCGCGGCTGGTAAGCACGCCCTGTCACGCATCCGCCACCGATCGGCTCAGAGTGTGGCTCCCACGGGGCGCCACGGCGGCGCGGCCTCGGAATTCTCGCCACCTTCCGAGCCGCGCGTGAAGGTGAGGTGCGCGGTGCCGCTCTCGGCGGTCTCCGCTCGCACGGAGTAGTTGTGTTCGAGGCCGCGCAAATCGTCCCAGAGGCGGACGCCGCCACCGAGGAGGATCGGGGCGATGGCGACGTGGAGGGCGTCGATGAGGCCGGCCCTGAGGAAGTCGCGGACCACCGTCGGTCCGCCGCCGATCCGGACATCGCGTCCGCCCGCAGCGCCCGCGGCCAGCTGCAGCGCCTCCTCGGGCGAGGCCGACAGGAAGTGGAAGGTGGTGCCGCCCGCCATCACGAGGTCCGGGCGCCGCTCGTGGGTGAGCACGAAGACCGGCGTGTGGAAGGGCGGGTCCTCGCCCCACCAGCCCCGCCACTCGGGATCGTTCGGGTGCACGTGCAACCCGAACTTGCCGGCTCCCATGATCTCGGCGCCGATCTCGGCGAAGTAGTTCGCGGCGTACGTGTCGTCGACGCCCGTCGTGCCCGCGCCGCTCGTGTCGCCGAGCACGCGTTCGCGGAAGGTGCGCGTGGCGGTGTAGGCGGCGACGAGCCGGAACCAGTCCGTGCCGAGGGGATCGTCGGGGGTCCCGTCGATCGTCGACCCGAAGCCGTCGAGCGAGATGTGCAGGTCGGCGCGCACCTTCATCAGCAGTCCCATCCCCGTGCTTGCACTGGCTCGCGGCTCGATCGAGGAGATCGCGTCGAACATCTTCCCCCAGCACACCACCGCGGCCGAGGGAGGACGCGCCTTCGCGTTCCTGCGGGGCTACCAAAGCAGCGGCAGCGTGGCCACCGTGGAC from Frankia alni ACN14a harbors:
- the rapZ gene encoding RNase adapter RapZ, producing MTTPTLDLAIITGLSGAGRSTAAKCLEDLGWFVVDNLPPALLSTMAELGHRSGGAVSRIGVVVDVRGRAFFSDLRAAIAALDARGMHPRMLFLEASDDALIRRFDHVRRPHPLQGDERVVDGIGRERALLAELRGEADLVLDTTDLNVHELRSKIDAAFGQPGANRLNATVVSFGYKYGLPLDADLVADCRFLPNPHWVEELRPYTGRDPQVRSYVLAQPGAQEFLDQYAALLRLVGEGYAREGKRYLTLAVGCTGGKHRSVAMAEQLGARLAADGVGVRVVHRDLGRE
- the uvrC gene encoding excinuclease ABC subunit UvrC, whose translation is MADPASYRPAPGSIPETPGVYRFRDEHGRVLYVGKAKNLRARLANYFADLHTLHPRTQHMVQAASAVDWTVVSTEVEALQLEYTWIKEFDPRFNVRYRDDKSYPSLAVTLHEEFPRLQVMRGPKRKGVRYFGPYAHAWAIRETLDLLLRVFPARTCSAGVFKRAGQVGRPCLLGYIDRCSAPCVGRVDAETHREIVDDFCDFMSGQTGRYLRRLEQEMQQAASAQEYERAARLRDDAGALRRAIEKQAVVLPDGTDADVVAFAEDELEAAVAIFYVRAGRVRGQRGWVVDKLDEVTTADLVEQFLTQEYLEGASLTTAVPAGADPAGAGPAGQAGVPNATTDATTDAAADAAVPDVTVADATRVGGPTPPARAPRSDPQGAGIPREILVPALPPDADAVAELLGVARGGRVEIRVPRRGDKRTLLETVERNARQALALHRTKRASDLTARSRALAELQEALELPDAPLRIECYDVSNIQGTNVVASMVVFEDGLARKSEYRRFSIRGGAGGAGREHGRADAGQDDVASMYETIHRRFSRYLAERSRTGELVDIVDSAEDLAADTGVRDGRGRAVTPGAAQPIDPDTGRPRRFAYPPNLVVVDGGPPQVAAAARALDELGIDTGPGGVALCGLAKRLEEVWLPDSAEPVILPRTSEALYLLQRVRDEAHRFAITYHRQKRSAAMVTSALDDVPGLGETRRKALLRQFGSVAKVRAASAEEIAQVPGIGPRTAAAILTALGRSAPGTAAAPAPAVDPRTGEILDGAPPASPVEPDPARTAPAPAADDPAAAARALHPADSGRPS
- a CDS encoding SsgA family sporulation/cell division regulator, whose translation is MLGEDVTAEFVVDDAASRGRVTVFQICWRACDPLAVSMTLVSRPEHPALPQGSWVAPRDALRAGLEATVGDGDVRIGPDPGEGGVRLDLVDGDRHSVVVLATASLRSFLDRTERLVPTGEEHTEQELDTVLANLLQT
- the uvrA gene encoding excinuclease ABC subunit UvrA, whose amino-acid sequence is MADRLVVRGAREHNLRDVDLDLPRDGLIVFTGMSGSGKSSLAFDTIFAEGQRRYVESLSAYARQFLGQMDKPDVDFIEGLSPAVSIDQKSTSRNPRSTVGTITEVYDYLRLLFARAGRPHCPKCGRPISRQTPQQIVDRLLELPEGTRFQVLAPVVRGRKGEYLDLFAELQSSGFARARVDGTVVALTDVPKLEKQRKHTIEVVVDRLAAKESAKRRLTDSVETALRLGGGLVLVDFVDRPADDPERERMYSEHLACLYDDLSFEELEPRSFSFNSPYGACPDCSGIGTRKEVDPELVVPDPTLSLAQGAVAPWSGGHNKEYFERLLSALAEDLSFRMDTPWEGLPERARKAVLHGSGETEIHVGYTNRYGRKRSYYTSFEGVIGFIGRRHREAESDSSRERYEGYMRDVPCPSCRGARLKPESLAVTVGGRSIAEVSGMAIGECAGFLRGLELSEREQAIAGRVLKEVDARLTFLLDVGLDYLSLDRAAGTLAGGEAQRIRLATQIGSGLVGVLYVLDEPSIGLHQRDNRRLIQTLVRLRDLGNTLIVVEHDEDTIRASDWVVDIGPGAGEHGGRVVVSGPVAELLASEESMTGAYLSGRRQIPVPDIRRVPTKGRALTVHAAREHNLRDVTVSFPLGCFVAVTGVSGSGKSTLVNDILASVLANKLNGAREVPGRHRTVTGLDHLDKAVRVDQSPIGRTPRSNPATYTGVFDHIRRLFAETTEAKVRGYLPGRFSFNVKGGRCEACSGDGTIKIEMNFLPDVYVPCEVCHGARYNRETLEVHYKGRNIAEILDMPIEEAAEFFAAVPAIARHLRTLNDVGLGYVRLGQSAPTLSGGEAQRVKLASELQRRSTGRTVYVLDEPTTGLHFEDIRKLLGVLGRLVDAGNTVIVIEHNLDVIKTADWIIDMGPEGGTGGGRVVAQGSPEAVAAVEESHTAVFLREILGDRVSAAGGAAAETGGGAGARRRRLAEAAAR
- a CDS encoding MBL fold metallo-hydrolase, producing the protein MSDAHSDEAGAATTTGDYTGKVTVGGPADTRTLPGLTVTKVAVGPADNNAYLLRCPVTGEQLLIDAANEADTLLRLIGDAGLATVVTSHRHGDHVQALAEVVAATGATTVAHADDASQIPVPTARIVHDGDEITVGRATLRAIHLVGHTPGSIALLYDADPAAPHLFTGDCLFPGGPGNTFGDADAFVTLMDDLERKVFGPLPDTTWIYPGHGFDSTIGTERPHLAQWRARGW
- a CDS encoding dihydrofolate reductase family protein is translated as MKVRADLHISLDGFGSTIDGTPDDPLGTDWFRLVAAYTATRTFRERVLGDTSGAGTTGVDDTYAANYFAEIGAEIMGAGKFGLHVHPNDPEWRGWWGEDPPFHTPVFVLTHERRPDLVMAGGTTFHFLSASPEEALQLAAGAAGGRDVRIGGGPTVVRDFLRAGLIDALHVAIAPILLGGGVRLWDDLRGLEHNYSVRAETAESGTAHLTFTRGSEGGENSEAAPPWRPVGATL